One part of the Eubalaena glacialis isolate mEubGla1 chromosome 19, mEubGla1.1.hap2.+ XY, whole genome shotgun sequence genome encodes these proteins:
- the CSF3 gene encoding granulocyte colony-stimulating factor, translating into MKLMALQLLLWHGALWTVQEATPLGPASSLPQSFLLKCLEQVRKIQADGTELQERLCTTHKLCHPEELVLLGHSLGIPQASLSSCSSQALQLTDCLSQLHGGLFLYQGLLQALAGISPELAPTLDILQLDVTDFATNIWLQMEDLGVAPAVQPTQGPMPTFTSAFQRRAGGVLVASKLQSFLELTYRVLRYLAES; encoded by the exons ATGAAGCTGATGG CCCTGCAGCTGCTGCTCTGGCACGGTGCACTCTGGACGGTGCAAGAAGCCACCCCCCTCGGCCCTGCCAGCTCCCTGCCCCAGAGCTTCCTGCTTAAGTGCTTAGAGCAAGTGAGGAAAATCCAGGCTGATGGCACTGAGCTGCAGGAGAGGCTG TGCACCACCCACAAGCTGTGCCACCCTGAGGAGCTGGTGCTGCTTGGGCACTCTCTGGGCATCCCCCAGGCTTCCCTGAGTAGCTGCTCCAGCCAGGCCCTGCAGCTG ACAGACTGCCTGAGCCAACTGCACGGCGGCCTCTTCCTCTACCAGGGCCTCCTGCAGGCCTTGGCGGGGATCTCCCCAGAGTTGGCCCCCACCTTGGACATACTGCAGCTGGACGTCACCGACTTTGCCACCAACATCTGGCTGCAG ATGGAAGACCTGGGGGTGGCCCCTGCCGTGCAACCCACCCAGGGCCCCATGCCGACCTTCACCTCGGCCTTCCAGCGCCGGGCAGGAGGGGTCCTGGTTGCCTCCAAGCTGCAGAGCTTCCTGGAGCTCACGTACCGTGTCCTGCGCTACCTGGCCGAGTCCTGA